One segment of Brassica napus cultivar Da-Ae chromosome C3, Da-Ae, whole genome shotgun sequence DNA contains the following:
- the LOC106442301 gene encoding uncharacterized protein LOC106442301: MLIWGQFWQVPRVHRNPPGNRGQPGANQGYSLNPFPKNVEEVQKLTGTMATLSRFISRLSDKSHIFFGTLKNPKDFELMGEGESAPQELKSYLTIPPLLSKLLLGEVLLLYLAVSEHAVSVVLVREEGNKLLPIYYVSEALLDVENRYSHLEKLALALIIAARKLRPYFQAHPIVVVTSFPVIADFVAEFSPALLPALEQEVRLRGESKEEGEWILHVDGSSNVRGAGVGIVLTLPTGNTASRAVRCNFKATNNESEYEALIAGLTLAHQLGAENIQVFGDSQLIINQVQGEYQAKDDSMIQYLAVAQRLIKKFKSCKLTQIPREQNSQADDLANLGSAHEMNRQMSIPLPLLQWRATLEEPPSEEVSALEEGETWMTPLIRYLEADILPKDCSKARKIKKQAAS, encoded by the exons ATGCTCATTTGGGGTCAGTTCTGGCAAGTTCCTCGGGTACATCGTAACCCACCGGGGAATCGAGGCCAACCCGGAGCAAATCAGGGCTATTCACTCAATCCCTTCCCAAAGAACGTCGAGGAGGTTCAAAAGCTAACGGGAACGATGGCAACCTTGAGCAGGTTCATCTCCAGACTCTCCGACAAATCTCACATCTTTTTCGGAACTCTCAAGAATCCGAAGGATTTCGAGTTGATGGGAGAAGGCGAATCCGCTCCTCAAGAGCTAAAATCGTATCTCACCATTCCTCCTCTCCTATCCAAGCTATTACTCGGTGAAGTCCTGCTGCTATATCTAGCGGTCTCTGAACACGCCGTGAGCGTCGTCTTAGTTCGCGAGGAGGGAAACAAGCTGCTACCAATCTATTACGTAAGCGAGGCTCTCCTAGACGTAGAGAACCGCTATAGCCACCTAGAAAAACTGGCCTTAGCTCTGATAATCGCCGCTCGCAAGCTCCGACCCTACTTCCAGGCTCATCCAATCGTGGTTGTTACCTCCTTCCCT GTCATAGCAGACTTCGTGGCTGAATTCTCCCCTGCCTTGCTCCCAGCTCTAGAGCAGGAGGTACGCCTCCGAGGCGAAAGTAAGGAAGAGGGAGAATGGATCCTACACGTTGATGGATCCAGCAACGTCAGAGGAGCTGGAGTAGGGATAGTGCTTACCTTGCCAACGGGGAACACAGCCTCAAGGGCCGTGAGATGCAACTTCAAAGCAACCAACAACGAAAGCGAGTATGAGGCCCTAATCGCAGGCCTAACTCTCGCCCATCAATTGGGGGCAGAGAACATCCAGGTCTTCGGCGACTCCCAGCTGATAATCAACCAGGTACAAGGGGAGTACCAAGCAAAAGACGACAGCATGATCCAGTATCTGGCGGTCGCTCAGCGACTAATCAAGAAGTTCAAGAGCTGCAAGCTCACTCAAATCCCCCGGGAACAGAATTCACAAGCCGACGACCTGGCTAATCTAGGGTCCGCCCATGAAATGAATAGGCAGATGAGTATCCCCTTGCCCTTGCTTCAATGGCGAGCTACCCTGGAGGAACCCCCATCAGAGGAGGTCTCTGCCCTCGAAGAAGGTGAAACCTGGATGACCCCTTTAATCCGGTACCTGGAGGCCGACATCCTCCCGAAAGACTGTAGTAAGGCCAGAAAGATCAAGAAGCAAGCCGCGAGTTAG